Proteins encoded within one genomic window of Candidatus Korarchaeota archaeon NZ13-K:
- a CDS encoding cupin domain-containing protein, with protein sequence MSPALVRDAGSVEFSEVAGSKGAYIKWLISPKDGAPNFAMRLIRVEAGGVIPEHSHPWEHEIFILKGSGRIRVGEDTYQVSEGNAVLVPPNIPHEYHATTEMLFICMIPNSGVPPEYR encoded by the coding sequence ATGAGCCCAGCTCTGGTGAGGGATGCGGGTTCCGTTGAGTTCTCTGAGGTCGCTGGATCCAAAGGCGCCTACATAAAGTGGCTCATCTCCCCGAAGGATGGGGCCCCCAACTTCGCCATGAGGCTGATCAGGGTGGAGGCGGGCGGCGTCATACCGGAGCATTCTCACCCCTGGGAGCACGAGATCTTCATCCTGAAAGGTAGTGGAAGGATAAGGGTTGGGGAGGACACCTATCAAGTCTCTGAGGGTAACGCCGTGCTCGTGCCCCCGAACATACCTCACGAGTATCATGCCACCACGGAGATGCTCTTCATCTGCATGATCCCCAACTCGGGAGTCCCTCCCGAGTACAGGTAG
- a CDS encoding FAD synthase: MGRRVMVAGTFDILHEGHIKMLWEAKNLAGDDGELIVVVARDENVRRFKKRDPVLDESVRAYIVKNLKPVDRVVIGDKDPLESVVKLRPDVIALGYDQWADEEWLRRELESRGLKVEVVRLPKFGDSSTSYIISKVLSQFCSPVSSE, from the coding sequence ATGGGACGCAGGGTGATGGTCGCAGGGACGTTCGACATACTGCACGAGGGTCACATAAAGATGCTGTGGGAGGCAAAGAACTTAGCTGGCGATGATGGGGAGCTCATAGTTGTCGTCGCGAGGGATGAGAACGTTAGGAGATTCAAGAAGAGGGATCCAGTGCTCGACGAATCTGTAAGAGCTTACATAGTGAAGAACCTGAAACCGGTTGACAGGGTCGTCATAGGTGATAAGGATCCCCTGGAATCGGTTGTGAAGCTGAGGCCGGATGTGATCGCTCTTGGCTACGATCAGTGGGCCGATGAGGAGTGGCTGAGGAGGGAGCTGGAGAGCAGAGGCTTGAAGGTCGAGGTGGTGAGGCTCCCGAAGTTCGGGGACAGTTCCACCTCTTACATAATAAGCAAGGTGCTGTCGCAATTCTGCTCACCCGTATCATCCGAATGA